The following proteins are co-located in the Holophagales bacterium genome:
- a CDS encoding phosphoenolpyruvate carboxylase, protein MGIPHPWSIQGGPCREEERADDEARFSQSVRRRPLPARPLHPRAVRPPLRAARPAGGRPRPDAGRLQERRLRAAPGGREGRPADHAEHGPQLRPRGRPDGRAERGRRLLQSRRPPGLPPHRRCASLPDEVLFTPGTRSGLAMVLEVLGADGSGVVVPRPSWEYDWYVERAGKKLVELPTSAPGFLPDPKDLDRLLSKGGISSVILNNPHNPTGRVYPRALVEELVRVAVKHRCYVLYDSVYQRLDYVGWFVNPAFAEPEWRDWVVSLSGLSKMDMFGASTGARACWMVISDQIRAGGVRAREILANLSAWLVATPSTLAQDWALAALQSPLAVLRRPSPYMRERRDFMAKAADELAPLGVERTDFGGTFYAPLAFPGLVGEPFDRLRGGIHERAVVKDSVDAFELLLSGGVGGIPFIAFAGSDASRYGTWQRLSYGSKDVKELSVFIDRVRARITKQGRLGSSAPAPSGAAARTSLDAIWESVCTADGYDALDGLDPKAFAEARKTFLANPRRETLRLTGTKHPDATTHRAEQLERALHAAPAGTPGRAKLALKHLEWNPLVEAKPEYEETITDLLGPCSEVLLDFEGRQISPEWLDLPERVVLALLREGIVPGEDRHLLFRVPNPFIEQDEEKIVRILGSVARANVLFHLACEKVGITPVQNALPEITVPQVNSIAEIGAVIKIGTLYRAAIAGLFEAADGHADVFLGKKVPETLRAALVEKISRVRLVPLCENVGALAHLPEFLEAFYLALERGHGLPGLPTASVFGTRFDREEAVVRVFVAMSDTAEQSGKIATDAACTLALAGREEAERRLAALAKKAGEPAPRVTFLIGAGRAGFRGGFDPNHPGVVRQFSRADGVTMQGIRADAPAEAARLAAAFRAAVASGGFAPVVSSADHDALMRLLEAGVKAHTETLLRIAPLLAPFGGLVPQTRVRIRATGSVNYGRSIPTYPEEWGGGATLPDNRDLRDAWPEGVTLPRAIVYNLGCTTLGLPAVTSDLVALDRRAAVLLERHVPGYREIIATELPCFVRESAALVFGKKLAETTARRCLRASAALWVDARTREDLVLPTCLFAMEYLRWLAEDAESWDETKEHESRTTREEELIRETSSGSFAALCAEPPGDRWTVLQGLVDAEDATRLLLARELTIEEKREFVDLRIEGWLRSLPEALSRALRREWTRLRELGKDDLELDTIERLVALEKLRGSRGA, encoded by the coding sequence ATGGGGATCCCCCATCCGTGGAGCATTCAGGGAGGACCGTGCCGTGAAGAAGAACGAGCCGACGACGAAGCCCGCTTCTCCCAGTCCGTCCGCAGGCGGCCTCTCCCTGCGCGCCCTCTCCACCCCCGAGCCGTTCGTCCGCCTCTTCGCGCGGCGCGTCCAGCAGGAGGGCGCCCTCGACCTGACGCAGGGCGACTACAAGAACGCCGACTTCGCGCCGCACCCGGAGGTCGTGAGGGCCGCCCAGCGGATCACGCGGAACACGGTCCACAGTTACGGCCCCGCGGTCGGCCGGATGGACGTGCGGAGCGAGGTCGCCGACTTCTTCAATCGCGACGGCCTCCTGGACTACCCCCGCATCGCAGGTGCGCTTCCCTCCCGGACGAGGTCCTCTTCACGCCCGGCACGCGCTCCGGCCTCGCGATGGTCCTCGAGGTCCTCGGGGCCGACGGCTCGGGCGTCGTCGTTCCGCGGCCGAGCTGGGAGTACGACTGGTACGTCGAACGCGCCGGCAAGAAGCTGGTGGAGCTCCCGACCTCCGCGCCCGGGTTCCTCCCCGACCCGAAGGACCTCGACCGCCTCCTCTCGAAGGGGGGCATCTCCTCCGTCATCCTGAACAACCCGCACAACCCGACCGGTCGCGTCTACCCGCGCGCCCTCGTGGAAGAGCTCGTCCGGGTCGCGGTGAAGCATCGTTGCTACGTCCTCTACGACTCCGTCTACCAGCGGCTCGACTACGTCGGCTGGTTCGTGAACCCCGCCTTCGCCGAGCCCGAGTGGCGCGACTGGGTCGTCTCGCTGTCGGGCCTGTCCAAAATGGACATGTTCGGCGCCTCCACCGGTGCCCGCGCCTGCTGGATGGTGATCTCCGACCAGATCCGCGCGGGCGGCGTGCGGGCCCGCGAGATCCTCGCGAACCTCTCGGCCTGGCTCGTCGCCACGCCCTCGACGCTCGCCCAGGACTGGGCTCTCGCCGCCCTGCAGAGCCCTCTGGCGGTTCTCCGGCGACCGTCTCCCTACATGCGCGAGCGACGCGACTTCATGGCGAAGGCCGCCGACGAGCTGGCCCCGCTCGGCGTCGAGCGGACCGATTTCGGAGGCACGTTCTACGCCCCCCTCGCCTTCCCGGGCCTCGTCGGCGAGCCGTTCGACCGGCTCCGCGGCGGCATCCACGAGAGGGCCGTCGTGAAGGACTCGGTGGACGCCTTCGAGCTCCTCCTCTCCGGCGGCGTCGGTGGAATACCGTTCATTGCTTTCGCCGGCTCCGACGCGTCCCGCTACGGGACGTGGCAGCGGCTCTCGTACGGCTCGAAGGACGTGAAGGAGCTCTCGGTCTTCATCGACCGCGTCCGCGCGCGGATCACGAAGCAGGGACGCCTCGGATCGAGCGCTCCCGCGCCGTCCGGCGCGGCCGCCCGTACGTCCCTCGACGCGATCTGGGAGAGCGTCTGTACCGCCGACGGCTACGACGCCCTCGACGGTCTCGACCCGAAGGCGTTCGCCGAGGCACGGAAGACGTTCCTCGCGAACCCGCGGCGCGAGACGCTCCGCCTGACGGGAACGAAGCACCCCGACGCGACGACCCATCGCGCCGAGCAGCTCGAGAGAGCGCTCCACGCGGCCCCGGCCGGAACGCCCGGCCGGGCGAAGCTCGCGCTGAAGCACCTCGAGTGGAACCCCCTCGTGGAGGCGAAGCCGGAATACGAGGAGACGATCACCGACCTCCTCGGGCCCTGCAGCGAGGTCCTCCTCGATTTCGAAGGGCGTCAGATCAGCCCCGAATGGCTCGACCTGCCCGAGAGGGTCGTCCTCGCGCTCCTGCGCGAGGGAATCGTCCCGGGCGAGGACCGCCACCTCCTCTTCCGCGTTCCGAACCCCTTCATCGAGCAGGACGAGGAGAAGATCGTCCGGATTCTCGGCTCGGTCGCCCGCGCGAACGTCCTCTTCCACCTCGCCTGCGAGAAGGTGGGAATCACCCCCGTCCAGAACGCGCTTCCCGAGATCACCGTCCCCCAGGTGAACTCGATCGCCGAGATCGGGGCCGTCATCAAGATCGGGACGCTCTACCGGGCGGCGATCGCCGGGCTCTTCGAAGCGGCGGACGGGCACGCCGACGTCTTTCTCGGGAAGAAGGTTCCCGAGACGCTCCGGGCCGCGCTCGTCGAGAAGATCTCCCGGGTCCGGCTCGTTCCGCTCTGCGAGAACGTCGGCGCCCTCGCGCACCTCCCCGAGTTTCTCGAGGCGTTCTATCTCGCGCTCGAGCGCGGACACGGCCTCCCCGGCCTCCCGACGGCCAGCGTCTTCGGGACCCGCTTCGACCGCGAGGAGGCCGTCGTCCGCGTCTTCGTGGCGATGTCGGACACGGCCGAGCAGAGCGGCAAGATCGCGACGGACGCGGCCTGCACGCTCGCCCTCGCCGGGCGGGAGGAGGCCGAACGCCGCCTCGCCGCCCTCGCGAAGAAGGCCGGGGAGCCGGCGCCGCGCGTCACCTTCCTGATCGGCGCCGGACGCGCGGGGTTCCGGGGCGGGTTCGACCCGAATCACCCCGGCGTCGTCCGCCAGTTCTCGCGCGCCGACGGCGTCACGATGCAGGGAATCCGTGCCGACGCCCCTGCCGAGGCCGCGCGCCTCGCCGCGGCGTTTCGGGCTGCCGTCGCCTCCGGGGGCTTCGCACCCGTCGTGTCGTCCGCCGACCACGACGCGCTCATGCGGCTCCTGGAAGCGGGGGTGAAGGCGCACACCGAGACTCTCCTGCGCATCGCCCCGCTCCTCGCCCCCTTCGGCGGGCTCGTGCCGCAGACGCGCGTGCGCATCCGCGCGACCGGCTCGGTGAACTACGGCCGGTCGATTCCGACCTATCCCGAGGAGTGGGGCGGCGGCGCGACCCTGCCCGATAACCGTGACCTGCGCGACGCGTGGCCAGAGGGGGTCACCCTCCCGCGCGCCATCGTCTACAACCTCGGGTGCACGACGCTCGGCCTTCCTGCGGTGACGAGCGACCTCGTCGCTCTCGACCGGCGTGCGGCGGTCCTCCTCGAGAGGCACGTCCCTGGCTACCGCGAGATCATCGCCACCGAGCTCCCCTGCTTCGTCAGGGAGTCGGCGGCGCTCGTCTTCGGGAAGAAGCTGGCCGAGACCACGGCCCGCCGCTGCCTGCGGGCCTCGGCGGCGCTCTGGGTGGACGCGCGGACGCGCGAGGACCTCGTCCTGCCGACCTGCCTCTTCGCCATGGAGTACCTCCGCTGGCTCGCCGAGGACGCGGAGAGCTGGGACGAGACGAAGGAGCACGAGAGCCGGACGACGCGGGAGGAGGAGCTGATCCGCGAGACGTCGAGCGGGTCGTTCGCGGCGCTCTGCGCCGAGCCCCCCGGCGATCGCTGGACGGTGCTGCAAGGGCTCGTCGACGCCGAGGATGCGACCCGCCTCCTCCTCGCCCGCGAGCTGACGATCGAAGAGAAGAGGGAGTTCGTCGACCTGCGGATCGAGGGCTGGCTCCGGTCGCTCCCCGAGGCTCTCTCGCGCGCGCTGCGGCGGGAGTGGACGCGCCTGCGCGAGCTCGGCAAGGACGACCTCGAGCTCGACACCATCGAGCGGCTCGTCGCGCTCGAGAAGCTGCGCGGGAGCCGCGGGGCGTAG
- a CDS encoding decarboxylase, which yields MRALLEAAGERLIAHVASLPSQPAADVEGAEELARELSEPEAPERGAPAGEILDLLFDRAIPKSFNTAGPGYLAYIPGGGVFAAAVADLISDATNRYVGVWQAAPALVQLETNVVRWLCGLAGLPAGSGGYLATGGSLATFTAVVAARREKLPADFLKGTLYVSGQTHHAVTKAASLAGFPADNVRAIPWDERFRVRVELLAERIAADRAAGLTPFFVCGNAGTTNTGAVDDLRALADLCSRERLWFHVDGAYGGFFLLTERGRKAMAGIERADSVVLDPHKGLFLPYGTGALLVRDAAALRRAHAAGADYLPHMQEDPGFVDICEISPELSRAFRGLRVWLPIKLHGLGAFRASLDEKLDLALHAARELAAMPGIEIVAGPQLSIVAFRLVQPGLDAEALDRLNRDLIARVNARQRIHISGTVLGGSFVLRICVLSFRTHLERLDEGLEDIRAAIAET from the coding sequence ATGAGGGCGCTCCTCGAAGCGGCGGGCGAGAGGTTGATCGCGCACGTGGCTTCGCTGCCGTCGCAGCCGGCGGCCGACGTGGAGGGGGCCGAGGAGCTGGCCCGGGAGCTCAGCGAGCCGGAGGCTCCGGAGAGGGGGGCGCCGGCAGGGGAGATCCTCGATCTTCTTTTCGACCGCGCGATCCCGAAGAGCTTCAACACGGCGGGGCCCGGGTATCTCGCCTACATCCCGGGCGGCGGCGTCTTCGCGGCTGCCGTCGCGGACCTGATCTCCGATGCCACGAATCGTTACGTCGGCGTCTGGCAGGCGGCGCCGGCGCTCGTCCAGCTCGAGACGAACGTCGTGCGCTGGCTCTGCGGCCTCGCGGGGCTCCCCGCGGGGAGCGGCGGGTACCTGGCAACGGGGGGCTCGCTCGCCACCTTCACGGCCGTCGTCGCCGCCCGGCGGGAGAAGCTCCCGGCCGACTTCCTGAAGGGGACGCTCTACGTATCCGGCCAGACGCACCACGCCGTGACGAAGGCCGCTTCTCTGGCGGGATTCCCGGCGGACAACGTCCGTGCGATTCCGTGGGACGAGCGGTTCCGGGTCCGCGTCGAACTCCTCGCCGAGCGGATCGCCGCGGACAGGGCAGCCGGCCTGACGCCGTTCTTCGTCTGCGGGAACGCGGGCACGACGAACACGGGGGCCGTCGACGACCTCCGCGCTCTCGCCGACCTCTGCTCGCGGGAGCGACTCTGGTTCCACGTCGACGGGGCCTACGGGGGCTTCTTCCTGCTGACGGAACGGGGCCGGAAGGCGATGGCAGGGATCGAGCGGGCCGACTCCGTCGTCCTCGATCCTCACAAGGGCCTCTTTCTCCCGTACGGCACCGGGGCGCTCCTCGTGCGCGACGCCGCGGCCCTGCGACGTGCCCACGCCGCCGGCGCCGACTACCTGCCGCACATGCAGGAGGACCCGGGCTTCGTCGACATCTGCGAGATCTCGCCGGAGCTCTCGCGGGCCTTCCGGGGCCTGCGCGTCTGGCTGCCGATCAAGCTGCACGGTCTCGGCGCGTTTCGCGCGAGCCTCGACGAGAAGCTCGACCTCGCGCTCCACGCTGCGCGGGAGCTCGCGGCGATGCCGGGGATCGAGATCGTCGCCGGGCCGCAGCTGTCGATCGTGGCGTTCCGGCTCGTGCAGCCGGGCCTCGACGCGGAGGCGCTGGACCGCCTGAACCGGGACCTGATCGCGAGGGTGAACGCGCGGCAGCGCATCCACATTTCGGGGACGGTCCTCGGCGGCTCCTTCGTCCTGAGGATCTGCGTCCTCTCGTTCCGGACGCATCTCGAGCGGCTCGACGAAGGTCTCGAGGACATCCGCGCGGCGATCGCCGAGACGTGA